A stretch of DNA from Cannabis sativa cultivar Pink pepper isolate KNU-18-1 chromosome X, ASM2916894v1, whole genome shotgun sequence:
ataaataattgccattccttcatcttatgtgtgaatactatctatatttgtgtttaattccatgtgcaagcttgatcaccttttacatgtttaaggatctcaattcgaaatctgaaaagtgagaattgaaaatgctaaaatttggatagtctaggttttgatgtgaaacgaaagtatttacatagcctcagtgacgaatagattattgcttaatgctgattttgtgttgatttaattaagaagttaattagagaacatattatttagaacctaaaagatctgaaaagagttaggttaatttataatctgtcattcacattgagataaggatagcaattaggtattaacattggtaacttatcaacaggattcacctccctaatctctcatcttgattaatcttcgtttattttctctttaattttctgagttatttactttcaaattgcaaacttattattttaccaaatagaatcataagtatagtttagtagtacttaatccaattccctgtggttcgacctcacttgcgtgagatactacttgattgcgtacacttgcgtaataaacataaaGTTCGTAACAAGTATTGTGCCTGGTCTGGTCAGGCTGTGAACTACCAAAAATTCACCGTTCATTTTTCAAAAGGAGTTGAAGCGAGGGGAGCCACTGATATTGCTGAAATCTTGGGCATGAGAAAGATGAAAAAGGATGCAAGTTATCTGGGCCTACCGTTATTTAGATCACTAAATCGCACAAAAGATCTCCATTTTCTTGTGGATAAAGTGCTCTGAAGGGTGAATGGTTGGAAAATGAAACTATTGTCAAAGGCCTGAAGGACTTGTCTTATGCAATCGGTGGGTTCATCGGTGGCCACCTATGTTGCAGCAATTGAAGTCATCCCCAGATCGATCGTTACTAAGGTGGATAGATTTCTCAGAAATTTCTGGTGGAGATTGGATAAGGGGAAAGTGTGGCATAAAATTTCCTGGAGCTCAAAGTGTAAATCTAAATTCAGAGGTGGATTGGGATTTAGAAGATTGGAAAATGTCAACAAAGCGTTCTTAATGAAATGGGCGTGGAAAGCTCTTATCAATCAGGATTCGATATGGAACACAATCATCAATGCAAAGTATATTAGGAAAAAGTTTCTGGATCTAGATCGAAATCCGTCTGACTCGGGTATGTGGAAGGCTATCCTAGGGGTCGATCCGTTTTCCTAAGGGACTATGCCGAAGGATTGGTAATGGAAATGATACTTCCATCTGGTTCGATCCCTGGGTCATATCGATTAACAGATGCCCAACTCCGCTTAAGGATGCTACTTCTGATGTATCTCAGGTTTGTCAGTTTCTCCAAAATAATGAGTGGAATGTTGATATGGTATACAATTGGTTTAGCGATAGGGATGCTGCTGCTATTATCAATATGGCTCGACCAGAGAGGGATATTCCGGACAGTTGGATGTGGGCTGAGGAACCAAATGGTCAGTTCTCCATAAGATTAGCTTGCAAGCTGATCAATGGAATGAAAGTGAACAGGGGCCCCGAACCACCATGGAAGATGGTGTGGAACTCGAAATTACATCCGAGGTTGAAGTTCTTCTGGTGGCAGATTTACAGGTATGCTCTCCCAACAAGAGGAAAACTTGGCTCCTTTATCCCTTTAGATTCTGATGCTTGTCCTTGCTGTGGAAATGCATCCAAATCAATTTTTCATCTTTTCTGGAAGTGTTGCTTTCCAAAGGCTCTTTGGTTTGACACGGGATGGGGGATAAGAATTGATGCGGCCCCAGTTGAGAATTGGCAGCAGTGGACGGATTGGTTTCTTGATGCTGCCAACAGGCCGACGCAGATCGGTTTTGAGGAATTCATGGTCACCACTTTGTGCATAACGGAGGGGATCTAGAGAGAGAGGAACTTGCAGATTCATTCAGATAAGGCCACTCCTATGCTGCAAGTGTCCATTgcaataaaaggaaaaattttAGAGCACTCGTTGGTTGTCAAAAATGATGTTCATGATATCGTAAAATGGAGCCCCCCCTCCCCCCAGATTGGGTGTGCTGTAACACTGATATTTCTAGAAATGGAGATACAACCATTCTCGCGGCTGTCCTCAGGGATGATCATGGCACCTTGGTGAAGATTAAAACCTGGAGTACTCGAATAACTGATCTAAAGATGGGTGAGGCGCTGGCTGTCTGTATGGCAACTGAGTGTGGTTGGTGGAGAGTGAAGTCAAAAGGGTTATTTTTCAGTGCGATAGTGCAGTGGTTGTTAAGGCCTTTGCATCTGAGAGCGACTATGAGGCTGACTTCAATCTCCTATACTCGCACCACAGATTCAGGAATTGGTGCGACAAATTCATGGAATGGGATATTGTTCATATATCCAGGAAATGCAATTACGCGGCACACAACTTAGCAAAGTGAGCGATGGTGAACGACCGGTTGGGCAATATCAATCCGAGTGATTTAGCACAGGGGGTGATCGATGATTTTATTGAGTGGAAGCCTGGAGATTGAGCTCTGGAGGGCTGTTTCTAGCCATCTTATGCATTTTTTGTTAGTCTCTATTTGTCCTATTTTAGTTTGATCTATCtacttttatgtttttttttctttcagttGTCTCGGTCTGTTTGTATTGTTGGATTGAAGTGTTGGTAATGAAGTTTTGGTTGGGTGCTGGTTTGCACCCACCagtgataaaaatatatatatatttaatatatactagcaaaaaactacgtgcgaagcacgtatactaaattttatgctaatttttttctatgttagttGAAagtgatataattaaaaattaaaaaaaataatattacttattaggtgagattattattatgtgtatctaaatattatagtttataattttgtcaattaaaagtgaacaccgaatgcaatatattagtgtttaagaaagcttgaagatttaaatatgttcttttgttaatccaaaaataaattaaaaaattgatgttccaatatttaaagaaacattacttaaatgggtgtaagataaaaagaaaattaaaaattaatctctaaattattgataattaaagatagcatttgtctaaaagttgtagataagaaaattaatgatagtcattggtggatttcaatcttcatttgcttcgacagagacaataatgtaatttttgtattttgcacttttcattctagccgggtccgcatatatctggattgtccattttttcgttgataaagcGGCGGTGTACCTGCAAACcgtgatgtattttcatttaaaatgattagacatggtgtgtatagcttatttaattaaaaaatcaacttatgaaaggcatgtaaaactatctttttttaaaaattacatctctgcagtatatttcattagttgggcagcagtacacgaaaatattttttccacaatatctgcgagcatgacagcagataggctctttgtattgtcatcaagtttaacatatgctatagcactgtaaaatgcatataataagattgttagtatctttttttttttattttaacttaatttcaataacatcatatgttttttgtaatattcCGTGGTGTAGGAAATCCTTCCTGGCTGCATGTTGGCTTgtcacatataatattttttattgcaattgtataaatctatttttttatgacatgcgtctcatgacatgtaataaaaactcTAGACAatatcagttatttttattgtcgcctcaatccaaaaatattttttctacatctaaatcaaatggtgtaaataatatatagtaagatattgaaacaaaagttttataaaataaatattgtagtagtctttacctcattcagttgcagatttttcatcaactctgaaatttggatgttagtcactatttcgcgaatatatttaattgtactTCTAATTTATGAGCACATGATCAACAACAGTGCTGTAATGtactctttgattttttttctttttttgcatCTAATGCCTCAAGTTTACTTATGATAAGTTTTGGTGGGTTttagtaaatatttttctttttctggtttgcattaatagctagaacatggagaaattaataagattgACATTCTTTTTTGTCGCAGCATGTACAAAGcagcataattataataatgctttaagttgcttttatttttatttaacagaagacgaaattataaattttatggctTCTTAATTATGTTGTATGTgctaaaatgtaattttttcttttaatgagtGTTTTTATAGGAAAATGGTGATTCTATAAGAGAAgaagtgaagaagaagagaaaaatcgtagatgtacaacagcaaaaacccaatcgtatttttttttttttaatttaatgagatttattttattatatatatatatgaaaagtgACCAATGAATTTtccataaactattttatttttaataacaaatcattttattttaatataaataaaaggctaattagcaatttttcccccgaactttgacatatactaaatcatgccccctgaatttttttggccgttaaaaattccccctaaactattgagattgttaaatttaaggacttttttctaatttcattcaattttactgtttcaagtactaaatcatgctccccagactttgatatctaccaaatcatgcccctcaaatttttatatgtattaaatcatgcccctgaattttcatccatattagaatttttttactaaaattagataaaagtccttaaatttaacaatcttaatagtttagggaaaatttttaacggccaaaaaagtgcaagagcatgatttagtacatgtcaaagttcggaggaaaaattgctaattagtctaaataaaaagtcaccaaATTTCTCCTAAATcaaaaattctgttatatagacacactttatatagaatagatatatagatagatatagaTTCTTTATTCTCATCTTATTCAATAAAATCCGtgaattttctctcaaaaaaaattataatataaaaaacctAATCAAAGTACACACTAAATattcaacaacaaaaaaaaaaagtagagaaACTAAAATACGTAAAACTTTTGAGGTACTGAGGGCCAGCGCGAAAAGTACAAATACAACAACAGAAAACTGAATactgaagagagaaagagagagatggAGAAGAGGGTGTCAATTCCACTATTGCTGCTGGTGCTGTTCTCACTGGAAATCACTGTTCAAGCATCGTCATCCTCGGCAGAGAAGTGGGTCGTCGATGGAAAGGTTTTGGAGTTGGACGATTCAAACTTTGATTCCGCCATTGCCGCCTTCGACTGTGTATTGGTCGACTTCTACGCTCCCTGGTGTGGCCATTGCAAACGTCTTTCCCCCCAGGttcctctttctctctccctcaattttatttgataaagatTCACTTTTTATCTCCTGTGTTATTTAGATTAGCGATTCATTTAAATTTGACTAGCATAGGACTTGAATTTGAAACAATTATTCTAGATCTAGTtatattttatacatatatatataatatattaatcatCATTTGTTTGAATTTATGATTTCGAGAAGAACAACTACACCGAATTCAATATGTAAAAGTTTAGATTGTTTTTGTTGAATCGCTAAATTCTATCCCTGGCAAATACAGGTTTTGtggaaatattaaattaaatttcctTCTTTGTCTGGAGTATGGAGTTAACATTAGGTTGGAATTTTTTGGGCATTATTGTTTAGTGTTTGATTAGCATTTGATTATGTTTTTGATGAGAATGAATGATGTGATGAAAACTATTTATTATACATCTTATTTTTGCTGCAGTTGGATATAGCTGCCCCTGCACTTGCTGCTTTGAAGGAACCTATAGTGATAGCTAAAGTAGATGCAGACAAGTTTAGGCGGCTTGCTACGAAATTCGACATAGAGTATAACCTTTTCCCCAActccattttatttattttcattcctctgTGTTTCTTGTTATCGAATGAAAATGTTATGTTACCATTTACATAAGTTAGGGTTCTAGATTCCTTTGGACGGACCTAATATGATGTTATTGCattgatttgtttttttataaaagattgTTGGGTATCAACTGTATTACATCTTAGTCAAGCCATTTGATATAGCACTTTGAATTTGTAACTAAACaagtttaaatatttatttgaatactGAAGAATTTTGTCTCTGTGACCATGGTACAGTGGATTTCCTACTCTGAAGATCTTTATGCATGGTGTCCCAATGGACTACAATGGACCTAGGAAAGCAGATTTACTTGTTCGTTATCTAAAGAAATTTGTGGCACCTGATGTTTCTATACTTGATTCAGACTCTGCTATTAGTAACTTTGTTGAGGCAGCTGGAACTTACTTTCCCATATATATTGGGTTTGGCTTGAATGAATCTGTTATATCAGATATGGCTAAAAAGTACAAGAAAAAAGCATGGTTTTCTGTGGCAAAGGATTTCTCAGAGAACATGATGGTCTTGCATGATTTTGATAAAGTTCCAGCTTTGGTGGTCCGTCATCCTAGTTACAATGAACAAAGCGTCTTCTATGGCCCTTTTGatggtttgtttttctataaTTGTTGTCCTCCTAAATTTTCTTCTTGAATTCAGTTGGTTCTATGACTTTTCCCCCTAccaattttgtttttctttctacATTCAGAAAATGGAGttagttttataatataattcttTGGTTCATACTTGTGCATTTGGAGGCATTGTTGAATGCACTTCTTGCTTCAGAAGCCATTTCCATATATTTTTGAGATCCTTTGAAAGGCATTAGAAACAGATATCACATTTAGCTAATTAAAAGTTCAGAATCGATCACCGTTGGATGCTTTGTTCTGTTTCACATTAAGAAATAACAGTACACATTTACCTGAGAATTTAGATGTGCAAAAAACACTGTTTTCTCATTAGGTTGGTGTACTGTTtcctatttattttatatttaaaattcaaaGATTGGATAATGTAATCCATACATACCTGCAAGGCTGCTGCAACTAAGCTGTTTCATAGTCCTCATTTTTGGAATAGGGTATATATGTTAGGTTGTTCTATTTGTTGCTATATTTTCATGCAGTTTGTAGTAGTTTATATACTGACTAGCCTATTAGGATGTGACTAGTCTTCAGTTCTGCTTGTTCACATGTTCTTGTTTCTAGAATAAGTCTTTTAATTCTTTCCTAATTATCTTTAACAATCATCAGCAATTGATTTCTCAATTTCTTTCTGAAAGGAATTCAATTGCTTGATTAACCTTGCCTTTTAATGTGCAGTGGAGTTTTTGGAAGATTTTGTAAAGCAGAATATGTTTCCTTTGGTTATGCCAATAACCTATGACACGTTAAAGTCGTTGGACAATGATGAAAGGAAAATTGTTCTGACAATTGTAGAGGATGAAAACGATGAGAAGTCAAAGAAACTGATCAGAATTTTGAAGTCTGCTGCATCTGCAAATCGAGACTTGGTATTTGGTTATGTTGGTATCAAACAATGGGAAGACTTTGCTGATACATTCGGAGCCAATAAGAAGACAAAACTGCCAAAAATGGTTGTTTGGAATCGGAATGAGGATTACCTTACTGTAAGTTCTTATTTCTTGACAAAATGTTACTTATCTGTAAAATGGGTGTGAAATTAAATACTTGATACTCTTTTGTGGTTTTTGGTGGCAATATTTGATACTTTTAGatacatttaaatttgaaaaatacataaaattttgaaaaaaattccattAGGAGAGCTGGGAATTATTTTATGTCATACCTGGTTTTAGATATGTTGAGAAAGATTTTGAAGATGCTACTTGAAGATTAAGATATGCCAACTTCAATCCTAATACAGGTGATTGAAGTTGTGATTTCTAGCTTGCTGCTAtcttttaatgttattttattggttTCCATTTATTCTGATTGGATTACAGGTTAATGGCTCAGAAAGCATTGACGAAGAAGACCAGGCATCGCAAGTATCGCGATTTCTGGAGGGTTACAGGGAAGGGAGAACAATAGAGACAAGAATGAGCGGTCCATCAATGCTTGGCTTCATAAATTCACTATTCAGCGGCAGCAATGCTGTGTATCTAGTATTTTTCGTGGTTGCAACTATTTTCGTAATACAAAGCATCAGAGGAGATGAAGAACCTCCCAGGGTCAGCACTCGAGACGAAGTGAATCAATCTAGCACTAGCAGTTTTGTCCCTGAAACTGAAAGTAGTGAATCTAGATCAGGACAAAAGGaagactaaataaataaatactctTCTAGCtcataattttatcataaatttCTTAATTATAGATTATGCTTTGGATTAGGAGCTTTTTACAGTGTAATTATTTGTTTGAGACAAGTGACTGCATAATGCTTTTTTATTCATGTTTTTCACTGAAAACTTACAACAAAATCATTCAaagtttcaattttaatttaagtaataCTTTTGTATATTTACGTATATTTTTACACAAAATAGTATATATGTAGTTGAATATATTCAGATtactataataatatataatgtgtaaaatatatttagaaaaaagttttaaaatagaaaaaaattaagtgtaggtatattgtattaaataattagttgttttaatttagtttaggtaaaattataaattgttATTAATAAAACTATATAATTGCATAAATTtaggtaaaaaaaatatttttgtattagtTTAGTATAGTTAGGGaaacaatttaaatttttttggattGTTAATTTGAATTATATTTAGGTATTAGTGTGATGTTGTTGGAGTAagcttttaatttaatatttgaaaaaatttatagGTTTCGagttttttgtgttgatttttaCGGTGGACAATTGTAGCTATCTTTATTGGAGAAATGTATaatctttaaaattttaaaattatttatttagtggagtttgaatatgttagatattcatccgtagtgaagtaggttctacgATTAATTGTGCTGCAGTCGGATGGGTGGAATATGCATGttagaagagtttgaatatcttaaatattcagccgtagtgaagtaggttctgtgaatacATGTATTgcagtcggatgggtggataattatgtattgttaatgctattttgttattattgtattgttttatgtgtttattagtttttttttcatgtttttaattttcgagAATGTCCGATTACAGTTGTTATGCTGCTGAAATTTTactagaattaggataaatttcACTCAAATgcataaaattcaataaaatatatatgtgttgGTAATTAATATAACTGATTATTTACTACAtatatttaaacaaataattgaataaattttttttttagaagttTCGAAATGGATAGAGATTGGATGAGTGCGAAAAAGATTATCAGTGGAGTATAGTGAAGGTGTTGACCATTTCTTGGGCTTTTGTCAGAAGTATGCCAAAAATCCTAATTTGGTTCTTTGTCCTTGTCTTAAATGTGGTAATATGGAGCGTGTGGACATTACTAGGATAAAGGAGCAAATATTTAGGAACAAAATAGACAATACTTATAAGGTTTGGGTTTACCACGGGGAAAAGAATAGAGTTTCGGGCGAGGGAACGTCTAAGTCCAACAAGGTTAAGGGTGTTAATTTGGACTATGAGGATGATCACATTCCAGAAATGATTAGAGATACACAATTTGAATTAAATGTCGATCCTTTGAAATTTCAAAGTTTTGTAGAGGATGTCGAGAAGCCCATTTACCCTAACTATAATAGTTTTACTAAGTTGTCGACACTTATTAGATTATACAATATAAAAGGCAAACACAGGTGGAGTGATAAGAGTTTTATGGATTTACTAGCTTTCTTAGTAGAGTTATTACCGGAAGGTAATGTGGTGCCTTCGTCTTTCTATGAGGCAAAGAAGATACTTTCTTCCTTAGGCATGCAATATGAAATGTCCTAACGATTGCATCCTATACCGttgttaggttatatttagcctatgtttcgagtctttaaagttagcattatctcgtctattggtgtcttttggagcagttttacgcttgattttcactatttcaggttctcggggtgttaaagttcaaattcagtcaaatggcgaaaaactgggacaaacttggaaaaaaaattagaaaattcagCTCCAGacgcatcagtagtcgcgacctccaaaGAGCCAGGTCgtgaccctttttcctggtcgcgactctggtcgcgacttcgagaattggcagaaactcgatttttcgagttttgcctgtagtcgcgaccagcttaaatgctagtcgcgacttggtacggaaatcgcagatttgacctaattttgatttttctctcaattggaggcacacttctcatccctatataacgaatacgacactgaaggtcaaagcaagcaaaaacagacctaacagtggaggcaagtggagaggaagctatcttgaagacccggagcgatatcaccttctagtttctttcttttacccttttaattcttctttatgtttgtttttatttctgaattaatcatggatgtttttagagttattatgaactaaatttcccaataagggaggatgatgattgttgtttaagtttatgcctagttaataaataattgtcattccttcatcttatgtgtgaatactatctttatttgtgtttaattccatgtgcaagcttgatcaccttttacatgtttaatgatctcaattcgaaatctgaaaagtgagaattgagaatgctaaaatttggatagtctaggttttgatgtaaaacgaaagtatttacatagcctcagtgactaatagattattgcttaatgctgattttatgttgatttaattaagaagttaattagagaacataagatttagaacctaaaagatctgaaaagagttaggttaatttataatctgtcattcacattgagataaggatagcaattaggtattaacattggtagcttatcaacaggattcacctccctaatctctcatcttgattaatcttcgtttattttctctttaatttctgagttatttactttcaaattgcaaacttattgtttaccgaatagaatcataagtatagttcagtagtacttaatccaattccctgtagttcgacctcacttgcgtgagatactacttgattgcgtacacttgcgtaataaacataatTTTCATAACAACCGTAAGATGTTTGTGGATGCAATATCGTGTCCCACTTGTGGTGAGTCTAGGTAGCAAAAGAAAAGGAATTCCAACGAGGTAAAGGTTGGTGTCCCTACAAAAGTATTATGGTACTTACCCCCAATACCTCGTTTGGTTCGATTCTTTCAAAATATCAATCATGCAAAAAAAATTGATCTGGCATGCCAGTGAGAGAAAGATATATGGTAAGATGAGACATCCAGCTGACTCACCCGCTTGAAAATTAATTGATGCTAGGTGGCTTGAATTTGGCAATGAACTTAGGAATATTTGTCTTGGTCTTTCTGCGGACGGAATCAATCCACATACCAGCCTTAGCAGTAAGTATAGTTGCTGGCCAGTTTTGCTTGTGATGTATAACTTGCCGCCTTTGTTGGTAATGAAGAGGAAGTTCACTCAAATGACTAGGATGACTAATTCAGACAAATGGCTTATTGTCCCATATAATAATCGGTATatgtagatttaaaataaataattttagtattataactcttcataaaatttattattatgtatatattaacaGTTTTACACATATTTGTCCATGCAGGGACATGTTTCACTAGATGCTTGTACTCATCCGGCCAAGTACGTAGACGGTGGCGTACTTAGATTCAGGCAATGGCGACATACCAGATGAT
This window harbors:
- the LOC115705652 gene encoding protein disulfide-isomerase 5-2; the encoded protein is MEKRVSIPLLLLVLFSLEITVQASSSSAEKWVVDGKVLELDDSNFDSAIAAFDCVLVDFYAPWCGHCKRLSPQLDIAAPALAALKEPIVIAKVDADKFRRLATKFDIDGFPTLKIFMHGVPMDYNGPRKADLLVRYLKKFVAPDVSILDSDSAISNFVEAAGTYFPIYIGFGLNESVISDMAKKYKKKAWFSVAKDFSENMMVLHDFDKVPALVVRHPSYNEQSVFYGPFDVEFLEDFVKQNMFPLVMPITYDTLKSLDNDERKIVLTIVEDENDEKSKKLIRILKSAASANRDLVFGYVGIKQWEDFADTFGANKKTKLPKMVVWNRNEDYLTVNGSESIDEEDQASQVSRFLEGYREGRTIETRMSGPSMLGFINSLFSGSNAVYLVFFVVATIFVIQSIRGDEEPPRVSTRDEVNQSSTSSFVPETESSESRSGQKED